The sequence below is a genomic window from Oryzias melastigma strain HK-1 unplaced genomic scaffold, ASM292280v2 sc01473, whole genome shotgun sequence.
GCCAAACCTGAAAGAAATAACATCTGAATATTCCTTGAACATAGAAACCATCTGAGAGCTCCTCTGTGTCTTCACCTTCACCATGGCTCTGTATTTCTCCTTCAGGTGTTGGTACGTGATGCTGTATTTCTCCACGGGCAGCAGGGACAGCGTGCTCTTGAACTCGCTGCTCCTGGACTCGGAGCCCCAGCGCACCAGTTTAGGCAGAAGCTCCGAGGACAGCCAGAACAGATTGGGCCGGGCGACGCCATCAGA
It includes:
- the LOC112140579 gene encoding probable tRNA (uracil-O(2)-)-methyltransferase, whose amino-acid sequence is AVELHVLTEDGWVSDGVARPNLFWLSSELLPKLVRWGSESRSSEFKSTLSLLPVEKYSITYQHLKEKYRAMVKVWPEVTDPEKFVYEDVAIATYLL